In Paraflavitalea devenefica, the following are encoded in one genomic region:
- a CDS encoding YceI family protein, whose translation MKKLFLAAAVIIASGIVLVAYRPAQPAKGQAPLTGEPASGKFAGKWTIDKAHSNVKFTVTHMVVSEVDGSFKNFEGTLEHTKADYSDAKINFTVDVNSVDTDNENRDKHLKSADFFDAEKYPQMKFESTAFKPLGDNKYKLEGNLTIKDVTKPVSFDVTYGGTINTQRGAKAGFKAKTTVNRFDYNLKWDRATEAGGLVVSKEVHITINAELNEVK comes from the coding sequence ATGAAAAAACTATTCCTTGCCGCCGCTGTAATAATAGCTTCTGGCATCGTTCTCGTAGCTTATCGTCCTGCTCAACCTGCAAAGGGCCAGGCGCCCCTTACCGGTGAACCCGCCTCCGGGAAATTTGCCGGTAAATGGACCATTGACAAAGCGCACTCCAACGTAAAATTTACCGTCACCCACATGGTCGTATCGGAAGTAGACGGTTCTTTTAAGAACTTTGAAGGGACCCTCGAGCACACCAAAGCCGACTATTCAGATGCCAAAATCAACTTCACAGTAGACGTAAATTCGGTCGATACCGACAACGAGAACAGGGATAAACACCTGAAAAGTGCTGATTTCTTCGATGCAGAAAAATATCCGCAGATGAAATTTGAAAGCACCGCCTTCAAGCCATTGGGCGATAACAAATACAAACTGGAAGGCAACCTGACCATCAAGGATGTGACCAAACCGGTGAGCTTTGATGTCACCTATGGCGGTACCATCAATACGCAACGGGGCGCGAAAGCTGGTTTTAAAGCCAAAACCACTGTCAACCGTTTCGACTATAACCTCAAATGGGACCGTGCCACAGAAGCCGGGGGCCTCGTCGTGAGCAAAGAAGTACACATCACCATCAATGCCGAACTCAACGAAGTAAAATAA
- a CDS encoding peptidylprolyl isomerase, with translation MSFLRKIITASVFTGCLATTHAQTLFTYGTRPVSKEEFLKAYNKNNTETTPSDQSYREYLDLYIRFKIKVQAALDAKLDTLPNQQAELAAFRSQVVESYMNDEASINVLIDEAIDRSAKDIHIAHIFVAAGASATAEQAKQALQKINAAHAQLQKGDDFEKTALAYSEDPSVKTNKGDLGFITALVLPYEMENLVYNTPAGRFTAPLRGKNGFHIFKVLGERKAIGKIKAAQILIAFTPDAADSQKQEAAKKADSLYNALQHGSDFKQLAALFSGDNLTFQNGGEMMLFGVGRYTPAFENAAFALAKDGDISRPVLTEFGYHIIKRLQRLPVQDDKTSKQLREDIKQQILQSDRMEVSKKVLYKKILQSTGYKKLPVNEKSLWLLTENVIANKTAPMPAGLTANTPLFVIGKQTFRVKEWQSYLESIRGFEDLRAGKSQAQLLDQFIEISAFDYYRNNLETYNKDFAYQVNEFKEGNLLFEIMQRNIWDKASVDSIGLKKHYEAHKNNYWWEASADAIILTAATEAAANEAKKKLEANYKEWKKLLESGDGAIQADSGRFELGQIPVLERTNFQPALITAPVKNETDNSLTFAYIIKVYREREPRDFADARGFVINDYQAHLENLWIAALKKKYPVKINETVVKSLPH, from the coding sequence ATGTCTTTCCTGCGAAAAATAATAACCGCATCAGTATTTACGGGTTGCCTGGCCACTACCCATGCCCAAACCTTATTTACCTATGGGACCAGGCCCGTTTCCAAGGAAGAATTTCTCAAAGCCTATAATAAGAACAATACAGAGACCACACCTTCTGATCAATCCTACCGCGAATACCTGGACCTGTACATCCGGTTTAAGATCAAAGTGCAGGCCGCGCTGGATGCAAAACTGGATACCCTGCCCAATCAGCAAGCAGAATTGGCTGCCTTCCGCAGTCAGGTAGTGGAAAGCTACATGAATGACGAGGCCAGCATCAATGTACTGATAGATGAGGCAATAGACCGCAGTGCAAAAGACATTCACATTGCCCACATCTTCGTGGCGGCGGGCGCTTCCGCAACGGCCGAGCAGGCAAAACAGGCCCTGCAGAAAATCAATGCGGCGCATGCGCAGCTACAAAAGGGTGACGACTTTGAAAAAACAGCCCTCGCTTATTCAGAAGATCCCTCCGTGAAAACCAATAAAGGCGACCTTGGCTTCATCACCGCGCTGGTGCTGCCTTATGAAATGGAAAACCTTGTCTACAATACGCCGGCTGGCAGGTTTACAGCACCCCTGCGTGGTAAAAATGGCTTTCACATCTTTAAAGTCCTCGGTGAGCGCAAAGCAATCGGTAAGATCAAAGCCGCGCAGATACTCATTGCCTTTACGCCCGATGCTGCCGATAGCCAGAAGCAGGAAGCTGCTAAAAAGGCCGATTCATTATACAATGCCTTACAACACGGCAGCGATTTCAAACAACTGGCCGCCCTCTTCAGTGGTGATAACCTTACCTTTCAGAACGGCGGTGAAATGATGCTCTTTGGCGTGGGCCGCTACACGCCTGCTTTTGAAAATGCCGCCTTTGCATTGGCCAAAGATGGCGATATATCCCGGCCGGTATTAACCGAATTTGGTTACCACATCATCAAACGTTTACAACGCCTGCCTGTTCAGGATGATAAGACCAGCAAGCAATTACGGGAAGACATAAAACAGCAGATACTGCAAAGTGACCGGATGGAAGTGTCAAAAAAAGTGCTCTACAAAAAGATCCTCCAGTCAACAGGGTATAAAAAATTGCCGGTAAATGAAAAAAGCCTGTGGCTGCTAACGGAAAACGTGATTGCCAATAAAACAGCGCCCATGCCTGCCGGACTTACCGCCAATACGCCGTTATTTGTTATTGGCAAACAAACCTTCCGGGTAAAAGAGTGGCAGTCTTACCTCGAATCCATAAGGGGCTTTGAGGACCTGCGTGCAGGAAAAAGCCAGGCACAATTGCTCGATCAGTTCATTGAAATATCCGCCTTCGACTACTACCGCAACAACCTCGAAACCTATAACAAGGACTTCGCTTACCAGGTCAATGAATTTAAAGAAGGCAACCTCCTCTTCGAGATCATGCAGCGCAATATATGGGATAAGGCTTCTGTAGACAGCATCGGATTAAAGAAGCATTATGAAGCGCATAAAAACAACTATTGGTGGGAAGCCAGTGCCGATGCCATCATCCTCACCGCTGCTACCGAAGCGGCAGCCAATGAAGCAAAGAAAAAATTAGAGGCCAACTACAAAGAGTGGAAAAAACTACTGGAATCAGGGGATGGCGCCATTCAGGCCGACTCTGGCCGTTTCGAGCTGGGGCAGATACCTGTGCTGGAGCGAACCAACTTTCAGCCGGCGCTCATCACCGCACCTGTAAAAAATGAAACCGACAACAGCCTCACCTTTGCCTATATCATCAAAGTGTACAGGGAACGGGAACCCCGTGACTTTGCCGATGCCCGCGGCTTCGTCATTAATGATTACCAGGCCCACCTCGAAAACTTGTGGATAGCAGCATTAAAAAAGAAATACCCTGTAAAGATCAACGAAACAGTAGTAAAAAGCCTGCCGCATTAA
- a CDS encoding porin family protein, whose translation MKSLICILLSCLVAFTATAQKGSVYLKGGLNIANISTTDDGEINDANALASFHVGFMGDLPVGKFFAIQPGLLLTGKGAKVQSGTPDDPTYYKATTNPIYVELPVNAVIKFPLAGGSSLYAGAGGYVAMGIAGKRKIEGKFLGTSFSSKENIEFSNDDPTTFDEDEGAGLGVMKRFDYGLNFTGGFQLDKVLLSVNYGLGLAKLQSGADSEDNNRNKHRVLSLSIGFKL comes from the coding sequence ATGAAATCACTAATCTGTATTCTGTTAAGCTGTTTGGTAGCATTTACGGCTACTGCACAAAAAGGAAGTGTTTACCTGAAAGGTGGATTGAATATTGCCAATATTTCCACTACCGATGATGGCGAAATAAACGATGCCAATGCCTTGGCCAGTTTTCATGTTGGCTTCATGGGCGATCTGCCCGTTGGAAAATTCTTTGCCATACAACCCGGCCTGTTGCTTACCGGAAAGGGCGCCAAAGTACAAAGCGGCACCCCTGATGATCCCACTTATTACAAAGCCACTACCAATCCTATCTATGTGGAACTGCCGGTAAATGCCGTCATTAAATTCCCCTTGGCCGGCGGGTCAAGCCTTTATGCCGGGGCCGGTGGTTATGTGGCCATGGGTATTGCCGGTAAAAGAAAAATTGAGGGAAAATTCCTGGGCACCAGCTTTAGCAGCAAGGAGAACATTGAGTTCAGCAATGATGACCCCACTACCTTTGATGAGGATGAAGGCGCGGGATTAGGCGTCATGAAACGGTTCGATTATGGCCTTAACTTCACGGGAGGGTTTCAGTTAGACAAAGTACTGCTTTCCGTAAACTATGGCCTGGGGTTGGCCAAATTGCAATCAGGCGCCGACAGTGAAGACAATAACAGGAATAAACACCGTGTACTAAGCCTTTCCATTGGCTTTAAACTATAA
- a CDS encoding thioredoxin-like domain-containing protein, with amino-acid sequence MKKIVSLASLSVLVLLAQAQTGYNINITLKPYKNSYIYLGYHYGKMKALADSVLLDQNSTGTFKGKQALPGGIYFIVSPRKEILFELLLDKQQNFSIKADSAGLPNSVVFTGSADNTAFQNYTKFANTTGMAINKANIAYAGARNAKDSAAITAEIKALADKMQQHRDSIIKKQPHSILTALFEAMKEPVVPPAAKHPKGKYDTAFAFHYYKSHFWDGVSFTDERLIRTPFFESKLIKYYKDLVSPNPDSINKEVDHMLLYSRSNKEMFKFLLVHFVQKYISPEYMGQDAVFVHLFEKYINNGQADFFTAQYKDHMTKRAYSLMANLIGQPAANMEMVDSLDKPLPLYSIQSDMIVLCFWDPTCSHCKEVVPKVDSIYNAKWKKQGITVYGVMVDGGKETWLQFIREKGLKNWLHVYQLPSQQQVEASAGKAGFRQLYDVYQTPVLYLLDKDKRIVAKKLNYQQLDEVINLKLKTSKSN; translated from the coding sequence ATGAAGAAAATAGTATCCCTTGCCTCTTTATCAGTGCTCGTACTCCTGGCGCAGGCCCAAACAGGCTACAACATCAACATTACCCTAAAGCCCTATAAGAACAGCTACATCTACCTCGGCTACCATTATGGCAAAATGAAAGCCCTGGCCGACTCCGTACTGCTCGATCAAAACAGTACCGGCACCTTCAAAGGAAAGCAGGCCCTGCCCGGAGGCATCTACTTCATCGTGTCGCCCCGGAAAGAGATCCTGTTCGAACTGCTCCTGGACAAACAGCAAAACTTTTCCATCAAAGCCGATAGTGCCGGCCTGCCCAATAGCGTTGTCTTTACCGGCTCTGCCGATAATACGGCCTTCCAGAACTATACAAAATTTGCCAATACCACCGGCATGGCCATCAATAAAGCCAATATAGCCTATGCGGGAGCCCGGAATGCGAAGGATTCTGCTGCCATAACAGCAGAGATAAAAGCCCTGGCCGATAAAATGCAGCAGCACCGGGATAGCATCATCAAAAAACAACCTCATTCCATCCTTACGGCCCTTTTTGAGGCCATGAAAGAGCCGGTAGTGCCCCCCGCTGCCAAACATCCCAAAGGCAAATACGATACTGCCTTTGCGTTCCACTACTACAAATCCCACTTCTGGGATGGCGTTTCCTTTACCGATGAAAGACTCATCAGGACACCCTTCTTTGAATCCAAGCTCATCAAATACTATAAAGACCTCGTATCCCCCAATCCCGACTCCATCAACAAGGAAGTAGACCACATGCTGCTCTACTCCAGGAGCAATAAAGAAATGTTTAAATTCCTGCTGGTGCACTTTGTACAGAAATACATCAGTCCCGAATACATGGGGCAGGATGCTGTATTTGTACACCTCTTTGAGAAATACATCAACAACGGTCAGGCCGACTTCTTTACAGCGCAATACAAAGACCACATGACCAAGAGGGCCTACAGCCTTATGGCCAACCTCATTGGCCAGCCTGCCGCCAATATGGAAATGGTGGATAGCCTCGATAAGCCCCTGCCACTCTATAGCATACAAAGCGATATGATCGTCCTCTGTTTCTGGGACCCCACCTGCAGCCATTGTAAGGAAGTGGTGCCCAAAGTAGATTCCATCTACAATGCAAAATGGAAAAAACAGGGGATCACCGTATATGGTGTAATGGTGGATGGTGGTAAAGAAACCTGGCTGCAGTTCATCCGTGAAAAGGGGCTCAAAAACTGGTTACATGTATATCAGTTGCCTTCACAGCAGCAGGTCGAAGCCAGTGCCGGTAAGGCAGGTTTCCGGCAGCTATACGATGTGTATCAAACGCCTGTTCTCTACTTGCTCGATAAAGACAAACGTATAGTTGCCAAAAAGCTCAACTATCAGCAATTAGATGAAGTCATAAACCTTAAACTAAAAACATCAAAATCCAACTGA
- the metF gene encoding methylenetetrahydrofolate reductase [NAD(P)H], translated as MKVIDHIRQANKPLISFEILPPLKGKTINSIFDHLDPLMEFKPSFINVTYHRSEHVFKKKADGTFDKVEVRKRPGTVGICAAIMNHYKVDAVPHLICGGFNKRETEDALIDLNFIGVDNVLVLRGDAAKNETVFEPEPAGNRYALDLLKQVLNLNNGIYLEEDIRDGFRTKFCIGVAGYPEKHFEAPNLQSDLQYLKAKVDAGAEYVVTQMFFDNQKYFEFVKRCREAGIEIPIIPGLKPITNKKQLSVIPRTFHVDIPTDLSNEIMKAKTDADVEQIGTEWLLLQSKELKAANVPVLHYYTLGKPKVIWNAVKELV; from the coding sequence ATGAAAGTAATTGATCATATCAGGCAGGCCAATAAGCCGCTCATCTCGTTTGAAATATTACCCCCGCTGAAGGGCAAGACAATCAATTCGATTTTTGACCACCTGGACCCCTTGATGGAGTTCAAGCCGTCGTTTATTAATGTTACCTATCACCGTAGTGAACATGTATTCAAGAAGAAAGCCGACGGCACTTTCGATAAGGTAGAGGTACGTAAACGGCCGGGAACGGTAGGTATTTGCGCAGCGATTATGAACCATTATAAGGTGGATGCGGTACCCCACCTGATCTGCGGCGGCTTTAATAAACGGGAAACCGAGGATGCCCTGATTGACCTGAATTTTATTGGCGTGGACAATGTGCTGGTACTGCGGGGGGATGCCGCCAAGAATGAAACAGTATTTGAACCGGAACCAGCGGGAAACCGCTATGCCCTGGACCTGCTGAAACAGGTACTTAACCTGAATAACGGCATTTACCTGGAAGAAGATATCCGGGATGGCTTTCGCACGAAGTTCTGCATTGGCGTGGCAGGCTACCCCGAGAAGCATTTTGAAGCCCCCAATTTACAGAGCGACCTGCAGTACCTGAAAGCCAAGGTGGATGCGGGCGCTGAGTATGTGGTAACCCAGATGTTCTTTGATAACCAGAAGTATTTTGAGTTTGTAAAACGTTGCCGGGAAGCCGGTATTGAGATCCCTATTATCCCGGGCCTGAAACCGATCACGAATAAGAAGCAACTGAGTGTAATACCACGGACTTTCCACGTGGATATTCCTACCGACCTGAGCAATGAGATCATGAAGGCTAAAACAGATGCCGATGTGGAGCAGATCGGGACGGAGTGGTTACTGCTGCAGTCGAAGGAGTTGAAGGCGGCAAACGTACCCGTATTGCATTATTATACACTGGGCAAGCCCAAAGTGATATGGAATGCAGTGAAGGAACTTGTTTAG
- a CDS encoding glycosyltransferase family 2 protein produces the protein MNVSTQMHPFNKLSIVIPAYNEGPTIHLILDRIKEVQLVNNIQKEIIIVNDFSKDNTEEAIRKYIDEHPAMDIKYYKHEFNQGKGAALHTGISKATGDFTVIQDADLEYDPEEYNELIKPVLRGHADVVFGSRFLGGNPHRILFFWHSIGNKMLTMASNMFTNLNLTDMETCYKMFRTPIIQAIKLQEKRFGFEPEVTAKIARVKDIRIYEVSISYYGRTYAEGKKINWKDGFRAIYCILKYNLFK, from the coding sequence ATGAACGTTTCAACCCAGATGCATCCATTCAACAAGCTTTCTATTGTGATCCCGGCCTATAATGAAGGGCCTACTATTCACTTAATCCTGGACCGGATCAAGGAGGTACAGCTTGTCAATAATATCCAAAAGGAGATTATTATTGTTAATGACTTCTCGAAGGATAATACGGAGGAAGCGATCCGTAAGTATATAGATGAGCATCCTGCGATGGATATTAAGTATTATAAACATGAGTTTAACCAGGGCAAGGGTGCGGCCCTGCATACCGGTATTTCCAAGGCAACGGGTGATTTTACGGTGATCCAGGATGCCGACCTGGAATATGACCCGGAAGAGTATAATGAGCTGATCAAGCCGGTGTTGCGCGGGCATGCGGATGTAGTTTTCGGCTCCCGCTTCCTGGGTGGCAACCCGCACCGCATTTTGTTTTTCTGGCACTCGATCGGCAATAAGATGCTGACGATGGCTTCAAATATGTTCACCAACCTGAACCTGACGGATATGGAAACATGTTATAAGATGTTCCGTACGCCGATCATCCAGGCAATCAAGTTGCAGGAGAAGCGCTTTGGCTTTGAACCCGAAGTAACCGCCAAGATCGCCCGTGTAAAGGATATCCGGATTTATGAGGTAAGTATTTCCTATTACGGACGTACTTATGCCGAGGGAAAGAAGATTAACTGGAAAGATGGTTTCCGGGCGATTTATTGTATCTTAAAATATAACCTTTTTAAGTGA
- a CDS encoding pyridoxal phosphate-dependent aminotransferase: protein MKLSHLSETLIGSEIVKLGGEIREKISQGEKIYNFTVGDFDPSIFPIPQALEDEIVTAYRKHFTNYPLGEGNTDLREAIAAFLQTRENLTYSLPEILVASGGRPLIYSLFRAVCDAGDKVIYAVPSWNNNHYTHFVGAQHVVVEATAENNFMPTVEHIRPHLTGATLLALCSPQNPTGTTFTKADLEAICDMVLEENTRRSATEKKLYVMYDQMYWQLTFGDIEHYDPVNLRPAMREYTIYIDAISKVFAATGVRVGWAFGPRIIMDKMKAILSHVGAWAPNAEQKAVAKYLYMQEDIDAYLRNFKAAVEARLRGIYDGFQQLKQEGFAVDAITPQAAIYLTIKIDLAGKTTADGSLLKDQSDVTAYLLNEAKLAIVPFYAFGADRSSPWYRLSVGTCKVEEIPAMIEQLRRALGKLV, encoded by the coding sequence ATGAAACTTAGCCATTTGTCCGAAACGCTTATCGGTTCGGAGATCGTGAAATTAGGCGGAGAGATCCGCGAAAAGATCAGCCAGGGAGAAAAGATTTATAATTTTACAGTAGGAGATTTTGATCCTTCCATTTTCCCCATCCCACAAGCACTCGAAGACGAGATAGTTACTGCTTACCGAAAACATTTTACGAATTATCCGCTGGGTGAAGGCAATACCGATCTGCGGGAAGCGATTGCCGCTTTCCTCCAGACCCGGGAAAACCTGACTTATTCCTTACCGGAGATACTGGTGGCATCGGGTGGCCGCCCGCTGATCTATTCCCTGTTCCGGGCCGTATGTGATGCCGGGGACAAGGTGATTTATGCGGTACCTTCCTGGAATAATAATCATTATACCCATTTTGTAGGCGCACAGCACGTAGTGGTGGAAGCCACGGCAGAAAATAATTTTATGCCTACGGTGGAACATATCCGCCCCCATCTTACCGGCGCGACCCTGCTGGCCTTGTGTTCGCCCCAAAACCCGACCGGCACTACTTTTACGAAGGCCGACCTGGAAGCGATCTGCGACATGGTACTGGAAGAGAATACCCGCCGCAGTGCCACGGAGAAGAAGTTGTATGTGATGTATGACCAGATGTACTGGCAACTGACTTTTGGAGATATTGAACATTATGACCCGGTGAATCTGCGCCCGGCAATGCGGGAGTACACTATTTATATTGATGCCATCAGCAAGGTGTTTGCCGCTACAGGCGTACGGGTAGGCTGGGCTTTTGGTCCGCGGATCATTATGGATAAGATGAAGGCTATCCTGAGCCATGTGGGCGCCTGGGCGCCTAATGCTGAGCAAAAAGCGGTGGCGAAGTACCTGTATATGCAGGAGGATATTGATGCCTACCTGCGAAATTTCAAGGCTGCTGTGGAAGCCCGGCTGCGCGGTATTTATGATGGCTTTCAACAACTGAAGCAGGAAGGGTTTGCCGTAGATGCGATCACTCCGCAGGCAGCTATTTACCTGACCATTAAGATTGACCTGGCCGGTAAAACAACCGCAGATGGCAGTTTATTAAAAGACCAAAGTGATGTAACCGCTTACCTGCTGAATGAAGCGAAGCTGGCTATTGTGCCATTCTATGCTTTTGGTGCAGACCGCAGTTCGCCCTGGTATCGCCTGAGTGTGGGTACCTGTAAGGTGGAAGAGATACCGGCCATGATTGAGCAGTTGAGAAGGGCGTTGGGGAAGCTGGTCTAA
- the lptB gene encoding LPS export ABC transporter ATP-binding protein produces the protein MISEIHTRDLVKIYRNRTVVNHVSVSVKQGEIVGLLGPNGAGKTTSFYMVVGLIKPDEGQVFLDQEEITRLPMYKRAQMGIGYLPQEASVFRKLTVEENIMAVLEMTKLKKAQQKEKLEALLDEFRLHHVRKNNGDSLSGGERRRTEIARALAVDPKFILLDEPFAGVDPIAVEDIQTVVARLKYRNIGILITDHNVNETLSICDRAYLLIDGKIFKHGTAEELAADEQVRRLYLGRNFELKRKDYLHEEAMKGERSISALSEREGLE, from the coding sequence GTGATCAGTGAAATTCATACCCGGGACCTGGTTAAAATCTATCGTAACCGTACTGTTGTAAACCATGTATCTGTGAGCGTAAAGCAGGGTGAGATCGTGGGATTGCTGGGGCCCAATGGCGCCGGTAAAACGACCTCCTTCTACATGGTCGTAGGCCTCATCAAACCCGATGAGGGACAAGTATTTCTGGATCAGGAAGAGATCACCCGCCTCCCCATGTACAAAAGGGCGCAAATGGGCATTGGCTACCTGCCCCAGGAAGCCTCTGTATTCCGTAAGCTTACCGTGGAAGAGAACATCATGGCTGTACTGGAAATGACCAAACTCAAAAAGGCCCAGCAGAAAGAAAAGCTCGAAGCCCTGCTCGATGAATTTCGCCTGCACCACGTACGTAAAAACAATGGCGATAGCCTGAGCGGGGGAGAAAGGCGCAGAACAGAAATTGCCCGGGCATTGGCGGTAGACCCCAAATTCATCCTGCTCGATGAGCCTTTTGCCGGTGTGGACCCCATTGCGGTAGAAGACATTCAAACCGTCGTAGCCCGCCTCAAATACAGGAACATCGGTATCCTCATCACCGACCACAACGTAAACGAAACCCTTTCCATCTGCGACCGGGCCTACCTGCTCATAGATGGTAAAATATTCAAACATGGTACTGCCGAGGAGCTGGCAGCCGATGAACAGGTGCGGCGTTTATACCTCGGCCGTAACTTCGAGCTCAAACGCAAAGACTACCTCCATGAAGAAGCCATGAAGGGAGAACGAAGCATCTCAGCGCTGAGCGAAAGGGAAGGATTGGAATAA
- a CDS encoding UDP-N-acetylglucosamine--N-acetylmuramyl-(pentapeptide) pyrophosphoryl-undecaprenol N-acetylglucosamine transferase codes for MAFVNFNNFTRKPLVLIAPLDWGLGHTTRCIPLIRELINLGCDVIIACNSTQKELLQQEFPTIPYTHLAGYDIRYGQTRWITFARLVLQSLKILMKIKQEKRWLRHFLTSRPVDALISDNRFGLYTTGIPTVFMTHQLGIKTGLGSFADLVARRWNYRRIERFTTCWVPDKAGNPSLAGELSHPARMPAVPVAYIGGLSRFTPCTGNTEAGGLLIILSGPEPQRSIFEALLLQQVKDYKGRVTIVRGLPLATALPAAPENCTLLNHAPAAVLHTLICPATLVISRCGYTTVMDLLKLHKKTILVPTPGQAEQEYLAHYLQKQSWAYTTPQRGFVLGKALAEADGFPYEIANAASMEAYKPVLATFVAGISHREL; via the coding sequence GTGGCATTTGTAAATTTTAACAATTTTACGCGTAAACCCTTAGTGCTGATCGCGCCGCTGGACTGGGGCCTGGGCCATACTACCCGCTGTATTCCCCTGATCAGGGAGCTTATAAACCTGGGCTGCGATGTCATTATCGCTTGTAATTCAACACAAAAGGAATTATTACAACAAGAGTTCCCCACCATCCCCTATACCCATTTGGCTGGCTATGATATCCGATACGGACAAACCCGGTGGATAACTTTTGCCAGGCTGGTACTTCAGTCGCTTAAAATTTTGATGAAAATCAAGCAGGAAAAGCGCTGGCTGCGGCATTTTTTAACGAGCCGGCCGGTTGATGCCCTTATTTCCGACAACCGCTTTGGGCTGTACACGACCGGCATCCCTACTGTTTTTATGACCCATCAATTGGGCATTAAAACAGGATTGGGCAGCTTTGCCGACCTGGTGGCCCGGCGATGGAATTACCGGCGTATTGAGCGCTTTACCACCTGTTGGGTCCCGGATAAAGCAGGCAACCCTTCCCTGGCCGGCGAGCTATCGCACCCTGCCCGGATGCCTGCTGTCCCGGTTGCGTATATCGGCGGACTGTCGAGGTTTACCCCCTGCACCGGCAATACGGAAGCGGGCGGATTATTGATTATCCTGTCGGGCCCCGAACCACAGCGCAGTATTTTTGAAGCATTGCTGTTACAACAAGTAAAGGATTATAAGGGTCGTGTGACAATTGTGCGGGGGCTTCCTCTGGCGACCGCCTTACCGGCAGCTCCGGAAAATTGTACGCTGCTGAACCATGCTCCTGCCGCTGTACTGCATACACTGATCTGCCCGGCTACACTGGTGATCAGCCGCTGCGGTTATACTACCGTGATGGACCTGCTGAAGCTGCATAAGAAAACGATCCTTGTACCTACACCGGGACAGGCAGAACAGGAATACCTGGCCCATTATTTACAAAAACAGTCCTGGGCTTATACGACGCCGCAAAGAGGATTTGTGCTTGGCAAGGCGCTGGCTGAAGCGGATGGTTTTCCTTATGAAATAGCAAACGCCGCCAGTATGGAAGCTTATAAGCCGGTACTGGCGACGTTTGTGGCGGGGATTAGTCACCGTGAATTGTGA
- a CDS encoding class I SAM-dependent methyltransferase gives MNLAEHLQETDPMGLQTLERLAAATRFNRWMFDTIRPHCKGHVFEVGSGIGNISRLFLEEGFQLTASDLRQEYIAYLKQQLGHHSNLKDVCSVDLVLPDFAQKYPQLVGQFDTVVALNVVEHIEDHQKALENCYQMLKPGGHAVILVPAFQALYNVFDEELGHFRRYTKKTLIAVEEKAGFKVIHKQYFNTTGMLGWFLNGRVRKKRLIPAGQLQAFDKLMPIVKLVDVVTFRTVGLSVIAVGRKP, from the coding sequence ATGAACTTAGCAGAACATTTACAGGAAACAGACCCCATGGGTTTGCAAACTTTAGAACGGCTGGCCGCAGCTACCCGTTTTAACCGTTGGATGTTTGATACGATACGCCCCCATTGCAAAGGCCATGTTTTTGAAGTAGGCAGCGGCATTGGAAATATTTCCCGGCTCTTCCTGGAAGAGGGTTTCCAACTTACAGCCAGTGATCTGCGCCAGGAGTATATCGCTTATCTGAAACAACAACTGGGTCATCATTCCAACTTGAAGGATGTATGCTCTGTTGACCTTGTGCTTCCTGATTTCGCTCAAAAATATCCCCAGTTGGTCGGTCAATTCGATACAGTGGTAGCGTTGAACGTGGTGGAGCATATTGAAGACCACCAGAAGGCACTGGAAAACTGTTATCAAATGCTGAAACCGGGTGGACATGCAGTGATCCTGGTGCCAGCCTTCCAGGCGCTGTATAATGTGTTTGATGAGGAGCTGGGGCATTTCAGGCGTTATACGAAAAAAACGTTGATTGCTGTAGAAGAGAAAGCCGGTTTTAAGGTGATCCATAAGCAGTATTTTAATACAACGGGGATGCTTGGCTGGTTCCTGAATGGCCGTGTGCGTAAGAAACGCCTTATTCCTGCCGGACAGTTGCAGGCTTTTGATAAGCTAATGCCTATTGTTAAACTGGTAGATGTAGTGACTTTCCGTACTGTCGGATTATCCGTTATCGCAGTTGGCCGTAAGCCCTAA